A part of Pectinophora gossypiella chromosome Z, ilPecGoss1.1, whole genome shotgun sequence genomic DNA contains:
- the LOC126379982 gene encoding cuticle protein 19.8-like — protein MAFKLVLLSCLVAMVRCSVAPAALAAAPVAVAPVAEYDPYPQYRFGYDVADSLTGDYKTQQEQRDGDVVQGQYSLVEPDGTRRIVDYAADPVNGFNAVVRKEPLVAAAPAVVPARLAAAPVVAAPAPVAAAPAPVVAARYTTAPAVYAPAVAARYAAAPVVAQYATAPVAAAPTPVIARYASAPVVSAPVAPAPVVAQYAATPVAARYAAAPLVAARYAAPVAAAYRAPVAYAAPAAYTAPAAYAAPAAYAAPAAYAAPAAYAAPAAYAAPVSAAYTAYAAPLPRYAVAPTVVREAPAKIIESVATAGYRYP, from the exons ATGGCTTTTAAG tTGGTACTGTTGTCATGCCTGGTGGCGATGGTTCGCTGCAGCGTGGCCCCAGCGGCACTGGCTGCGGCCCCCGTCGCGGTGGCCCCTGTCGCCGAGTACGACCCCTACCCCCAATACCGCTTCGGGTACGACGTGGCCGATTCCCTCACTGGAGACTATAAAACTCAACAGGAGCAACGCGACGGTGACGTGGTACAGGGACAGTACTCTCTAGTGGAACCCGATGGCACTCGCCgcatcgtcgactacgccgccGACCCGGTCAATGGCTTTAACGCAGTGGTACGCAAGGAGCCTCTTGTAGCTGCGGCCCCAGCTGTGGTGCCAGCTCGCCTGGCCGCAGCCCCTGTCGTCGCCGCTCCAGCCCCCGTCGCTGCCGCTCCAGCCCCCGTAGTGGCTGCTCGCTACACCACCGCCCCTGCTGTGTACGCGCCTGCCGTAGCAGCCAGATACGCGGCCGCTCCTGTGGTAGCACAATACGCCACCGCGCCAGTGGCCGCTGCACCTACCCCCGTGATCGCCAGGTATGCGTCTGCCCCGGTGGTGTCAGCGCCAGTAGCGCCCGCTCCCGTGGTCGCCCAGTACGCCGCGACCCCGGTTGCTGCTCGCTACGCCGCAGCTCCCCTCGTAGCAGCGCGTTACGCTGCTCCAGTAGCAGCCGCTTACAGGGCTCCCGTGGCCTACGCTGCTCCCGCTGCATACACCGCTCCCGCCGCATATGCCGCTCCTGCCGCATACGCCGCCCCCGCCGCATACGCCGCCCCCGCCGCATACGCCGCCCCCGCTGCATACGCCGCGCCCGTATCCGCCGCCTACACGGCGTACGCCGCGCCGTTGCCGCGATATGCGGTAGCTCCCACCGTGGTGCGTGAGGCACCCGCCAAAATAATCGAGTCCGTTGCCACCGCTGGTTACCGCTACCCTTGA